From Leptospira congkakensis, one genomic window encodes:
- a CDS encoding methyl-accepting chemotaxis protein, which produces MKKLKRLNSLLFFGKQLQTTILIGDYQLKNIKVNLVENILTNADVIISRTDAKGIITYVSPDFARISEYSAEEMIGKPHNIVRHPDMPKVVFEELWDYIKVGLPWTGAVKNRAKSGNFYWVDATITPILNEERKVVGYVSVRKKLADDKKEFYDQLYKKMGKRSFFLGKKGKVMKNLRTIKLLEVFFVCLSSLPFLTLFALDVFKTPLFCGVLFSIQTIISASFVFVLSKKNRKLQKATESVISVSSGRFQYPDHFQNDSSDEVKIMLLSMKSMSINLWGIISQIQKASQVCFRISEELTDLTKHFFSSTHSMASGSEEAAACMEELTSALENIKQITASHSIIMSDMKDYMNAVNLNLNGTQTALKGLGDLSLRSTEKADLGKKKISDSLEGIDSIKQVSNKILNIVSIITEIADRTNLLSLNASIEAARAGNAGAGFAIVAKEMMSLNEQIGVSAEEIKTYVDETMNVIKDTSAKVKDASLEIFSLSDSFHDMKSIINKVSVSLYHDLQESTRVKFKLESVEDQVKQIDHSVLEANLASKQISSILLGLSEQAQVIAYKSETLHEKSSLVISEPKKIMDLVEHYHTGDTEVLEIAP; this is translated from the coding sequence GACCACAATTTTGATTGGGGATTATCAATTGAAAAATATAAAAGTGAATTTAGTTGAGAACATACTTACGAACGCTGATGTCATCATCAGTCGTACTGATGCAAAAGGGATAATCACTTATGTGTCTCCCGATTTTGCAAGGATATCCGAATATTCTGCAGAAGAAATGATCGGAAAACCACATAATATCGTCAGGCATCCGGATATGCCGAAAGTTGTATTTGAAGAACTTTGGGATTATATAAAGGTTGGGCTTCCTTGGACGGGAGCTGTTAAAAATAGAGCTAAGTCAGGAAATTTTTATTGGGTAGATGCAACGATCACTCCCATATTGAATGAGGAGCGGAAAGTTGTAGGTTATGTTTCCGTTCGAAAAAAACTAGCCGATGATAAAAAAGAATTTTATGATCAGTTATACAAAAAAATGGGGAAACGCTCTTTTTTTCTAGGGAAAAAAGGAAAGGTGATGAAAAACCTTAGAACCATCAAACTCCTAGAAGTTTTTTTTGTATGTTTAAGTTCCTTACCTTTTTTGACTCTTTTTGCCCTTGATGTTTTCAAAACACCATTGTTCTGCGGCGTTTTGTTTTCTATACAAACGATTATCTCCGCTTCTTTTGTATTTGTTCTTTCGAAGAAAAATAGAAAGTTACAAAAAGCAACAGAATCAGTTATCTCTGTTTCTTCTGGAAGATTTCAATACCCAGATCATTTTCAGAACGATAGTAGTGATGAAGTAAAAATTATGTTACTCTCCATGAAAAGTATGAGTATCAATCTTTGGGGGATTATTTCTCAAATTCAAAAAGCATCACAAGTTTGTTTTCGGATCTCAGAAGAGTTGACTGACCTCACCAAACATTTTTTTTCCTCAACTCATTCTATGGCCTCAGGAAGTGAAGAAGCCGCAGCTTGTATGGAAGAATTAACTTCTGCACTTGAGAATATCAAACAAATTACCGCAAGCCATTCCATCATCATGTCCGACATGAAAGATTATATGAATGCAGTGAATCTAAACTTAAATGGAACACAGACTGCCTTAAAGGGTTTGGGAGATTTATCTCTTAGATCCACAGAAAAAGCAGATTTGGGAAAAAAGAAAATTTCCGATTCTTTGGAAGGAATTGATTCTATCAAACAAGTTTCTAACAAAATATTAAACATCGTTTCTATCATTACAGAGATTGCCGACAGAACCAATTTACTTTCTTTAAACGCATCCATAGAAGCTGCAAGAGCGGGAAATGCTGGTGCTGGATTTGCGATTGTTGCCAAAGAAATGATGAGTTTGAATGAACAGATTGGTGTTTCAGCGGAAGAAATAAAAACATATGTAGATGAAACAATGAACGTAATCAAAGACACTTCTGCAAAAGTAAAAGATGCTTCTTTGGAGATTTTTTCGTTATCAGATTCGTTTCACGATATGAAGTCGATCATCAATAAAGTTTCTGTTTCTTTGTATCACGATCTTCAAGAATCAACTAGAGTTAAGTTTAAACTAGAATCGGTTGAAGACCAAGTGAAACAAATCGATCACTCGGTTCTCGAGGCAAATCTTGCTTCTAAACAAATTTCAAGTATCCTTCTTGGGCTTTCGGAACAGGCGCAGGTGATTGCCTATAAATCAGAAACCTTACACGAGAAGAGTTCTCTCGTTATCTCAGAACCCAAAAAGATCATGGATTTAGTGGAACATTATCATACTGGGGATACTGAAGTTTTGGAAATCGCTCCATAA
- a CDS encoding GAF domain-containing SpoIIE family protein phosphatase, which yields MSLDLQESLSKFRSLLHISSILNANLDLHQLLPLIMLYSKDLLEAEASSLFLLEEEDFLYCEVALGEKGEIIQEYARLELGEGIVGKVAQEKKPIALEDAYKDPRFNDSMDKRTGFKTKSLICVPLFIEDKLIGTLEVINKTNNRIFDHSDLEYLISLSEVAATAIQNANTKDSLDKRILELSLLYEFEKLSVSEKSLNELGKWILNRVLEYLGASSGTIYLANTDKQELSILSAKGIPEDAYDQIKVPYGKGVSGWVAEKKESLLIHNLDLDPRYNKLSPYKFESKSLISAPLIFQNELLGVISINNKTSGYAFQHSDLDLLTNIAARLSSTIKNAQLFHQIVDTGKELNRAKNIMKKIMPSNLPSSNKLLFGVAHIPLEQVGGDFYDVTQLEDSKYSILIADISGHGLSAAVLAAMAHMVLKNFEQDIKLSPSLFLTTLNHMLYGKLAGNFLTAFYGIIDLKNNTILCANAGHHAPFLLDPKDSPVTQLDVKGKILGLIPDLFYEEKTFNFVPGNRLVMYTDGITEHMSKDHNKRYDEELFQSAIQKTKTLKTQDSADKLITEAREYVGTNDFADDVTVLLVDRI from the coding sequence ATGTCTTTAGATCTCCAAGAAAGTCTTAGTAAGTTTCGTAGCCTACTCCATATCTCTTCCATCCTGAATGCAAACCTAGATTTGCACCAGCTCCTACCTCTCATCATGTTGTATTCTAAAGATTTATTAGAAGCTGAGGCCAGTTCTCTTTTTCTTTTGGAAGAGGAAGATTTTTTATACTGCGAAGTGGCTCTCGGGGAAAAGGGAGAAATCATTCAAGAATACGCCAGGTTAGAGTTAGGTGAAGGAATTGTAGGAAAAGTTGCTCAAGAGAAAAAACCCATTGCTCTGGAAGATGCTTACAAGGATCCAAGGTTCAATGATAGTATGGACAAACGCACTGGATTTAAAACAAAATCACTCATTTGTGTGCCTCTATTCATCGAAGACAAACTCATTGGAACTCTTGAAGTCATCAACAAAACAAACAATCGAATTTTTGATCATTCTGATTTAGAATATTTAATTTCTCTCTCGGAAGTGGCCGCAACGGCTATCCAAAATGCAAATACAAAAGATAGTTTAGACAAACGAATCCTGGAATTATCTTTGTTGTATGAATTCGAAAAACTTTCTGTTTCAGAAAAAAGTTTAAACGAACTTGGAAAATGGATACTCAATCGTGTATTAGAATATTTAGGTGCTTCCTCTGGGACCATTTACCTTGCCAATACCGACAAACAAGAATTAAGCATTCTTTCAGCAAAAGGAATTCCGGAAGATGCGTACGACCAAATCAAAGTTCCTTATGGAAAAGGTGTTTCTGGTTGGGTTGCCGAAAAAAAAGAAAGTCTACTCATCCACAACTTAGATTTGGACCCACGTTACAACAAACTATCGCCTTATAAATTTGAATCCAAGTCTCTTATTTCAGCTCCTTTGATTTTTCAAAATGAGCTTCTTGGTGTCATCAGCATCAATAACAAAACATCTGGATATGCATTCCAACATTCGGATTTAGACTTACTCACAAATATTGCAGCAAGGCTCAGTAGCACGATCAAAAATGCACAACTCTTCCATCAGATTGTGGATACGGGTAAAGAGCTGAACCGTGCAAAAAATATCATGAAAAAAATCATGCCGTCCAACCTTCCTAGTTCCAACAAACTTCTCTTTGGTGTGGCACATATTCCCTTAGAACAAGTGGGTGGTGATTTTTATGATGTTACTCAACTAGAGGATTCAAAGTATTCCATTTTGATTGCGGACATTTCAGGGCACGGACTTTCTGCAGCCGTCCTTGCAGCAATGGCCCACATGGTATTAAAAAACTTTGAACAAGATATCAAACTTAGTCCTTCTCTATTTTTAACAACACTCAACCATATGTTGTATGGAAAATTGGCCGGAAATTTTCTCACTGCGTTTTATGGAATTATTGATTTAAAAAACAATACGATACTCTGTGCGAATGCAGGCCACCATGCTCCGTTTTTGTTAGACCCAAAAGATTCGCCTGTCACTCAACTAGATGTCAAAGGAAAAATTTTAGGTCTGATTCCCGATTTGTTTTACGAAGAAAAAACTTTTAACTTTGTTCCAGGGAACCGACTTGTGATGTACACAGACGGAATCACGGAACATATGTCCAAAGATCATAACAAACGTTATGATGAAGAATTATTTCAATCAGCGATTCAAAAAACAAAAACTTTAAAAACCCAAGACTCAGCGGACAAACTTATAACTGAAGCAAGAGAATATGTAGGAACAAATGACTTTGCCGATGACGTAACGGTTTTGTTAGTGGATCGTATTTAA
- a CDS encoding BPSS1187 family protein, whose product MDSFLPRQILRSVIILFLLGSLLLSCKKESDDKTNEDWVTLLGLGLYSRSCVGQNSFPSSGAVGALTRLQIQPSQTSTSISTYNSPHHVYPPQSNVSRKNILSVFYPGTGSSPCEIGAILQQGASRGYHIIGLSYPNNDAVNSICNQGDARSDVNCFENFRNEVVTGADVSPYISVDVNNSIEGRLLFLLQYLVATRPSEGWDQYVTGNSINWSLVYVGGHSQGSGHAAYHGKRRAVARVSIYSGVSDYSLQFSSLPSWLASAQTAPAGSYYGLIHENDTVANFSGNTNQVTDAWLNQLSMTGTLTNTSVGAPYASSHRLVTSACNGMGAAALHSCPMVNGFQTIWNYISFP is encoded by the coding sequence TTGGATTCTTTTCTACCTCGTCAAATTCTTCGCAGTGTCATCATTTTATTCCTACTTGGTTCCCTTCTTCTTTCCTGTAAAAAGGAATCGGATGATAAAACTAATGAGGATTGGGTTACCCTCCTTGGTCTTGGTTTGTATTCTAGGTCCTGTGTTGGTCAAAACAGTTTTCCTTCAAGTGGTGCTGTTGGTGCCCTAACGAGATTACAAATCCAACCTTCGCAAACTTCGACTTCTATTTCAACATACAATAGCCCACATCATGTTTATCCACCGCAATCAAACGTTAGTCGAAAAAATATTCTTTCTGTCTTTTATCCAGGGACAGGATCCAGTCCTTGTGAAATTGGTGCTATTTTACAACAAGGTGCGTCTCGTGGGTATCATATCATTGGTCTGAGTTATCCTAATAATGATGCAGTGAATAGTATTTGTAACCAAGGAGATGCTCGTTCTGATGTTAACTGTTTTGAAAATTTCCGAAATGAAGTGGTGACAGGTGCCGATGTTTCCCCATACATTTCTGTGGATGTAAACAATTCCATTGAAGGAAGATTACTTTTTCTTTTACAATATTTAGTCGCAACAAGACCTAGTGAAGGTTGGGATCAATATGTAACTGGAAACAGTATCAATTGGTCTTTGGTTTATGTGGGAGGGCATTCCCAAGGCAGTGGGCACGCGGCCTATCATGGTAAAAGAAGAGCAGTGGCTCGTGTATCCATTTATAGTGGGGTTTCTGATTATAGTTTACAGTTTTCTTCACTCCCGTCATGGCTTGCGAGTGCACAAACGGCACCGGCTGGATCGTATTATGGACTCATTCATGAAAATGACACTGTCGCCAATTTTAGTGGGAATACAAACCAGGTAACAGATGCTTGGTTGAATCAACTGAGTATGACAGGAACTCTAACAAATACCAGTGTGGGTGCTCCCTATGCCAGTAGCCACCGTTTGGTGACAAGTGCTTGTAACGGAATGGGAGCGGCTGCCTTACATAGTTGTCCTATGGTCAATGGGTTTCAAACCATTTGGAACTATATTAGTTTTCCTTAA
- a CDS encoding SDR family NAD(P)-dependent oxidoreductase: MKNALVIGATSDIGIHITETLAKQGFSLFLTGRDKQKLNEIKIKIKTEYPVSLETYELDVTDFSSHSKFYDSLNPKPDIVFFLAGYYQNQTKARENQSELLTTIHTNYSGIVSLINIISMDMEKRQEGTIVAVSSVAGERGRQMNYIYGSAKAGLTTYLSGLRSLLFKKGVHVCSIQLGPVYTKMSFGHNLMPWLTLKPETAAKLIVKAGINKKDIVYIRWPWRLIMGVIRMIPEWIFKRLPPF; this comes from the coding sequence ATGAAAAATGCACTCGTAATTGGAGCCACTTCCGATATTGGAATTCATATAACAGAAACTCTTGCCAAACAAGGGTTTTCTCTTTTTTTAACCGGAAGAGACAAACAAAAGTTAAATGAAATTAAAATTAAGATCAAAACCGAATATCCTGTCTCTTTAGAGACTTATGAATTGGATGTTACGGATTTTTCTTCACACTCAAAATTTTATGACTCACTAAATCCAAAACCTGATATTGTATTTTTTCTTGCCGGATACTACCAAAACCAAACAAAAGCCAGAGAAAACCAATCGGAACTTCTAACAACAATTCACACTAATTATTCAGGAATTGTTTCTCTCATAAATATCATTTCCATGGATATGGAAAAAAGACAAGAAGGAACCATAGTTGCAGTCAGTTCTGTTGCGGGGGAACGCGGAAGACAAATGAACTATATTTATGGAAGTGCTAAAGCAGGTCTCACCACTTACCTCTCGGGACTTCGGTCTTTACTCTTTAAAAAGGGAGTCCATGTTTGTTCCATCCAACTTGGACCTGTGTATACGAAAATGTCTTTTGGTCATAACCTCATGCCTTGGCTCACCTTAAAACCAGAGACGGCAGCAAAACTGATTGTAAAAGCAGGTATAAACAAAAAGGATATTGTTTATATTCGTTGGCCATGGCGTTTGATCATGGGAGTGATACGAATGATTCCCGAATGGATATTCAAACGTCTCCCCCCCTTCTGA
- a CDS encoding MBL fold metallo-hydrolase codes for MATTLGKLPHGDILKRISSSEHFQSGSFKNLEHTEMLAPDSSYFKMAIKYWQKPNSIRPSSPIPSTKIDLKLLDANTPQYIWFGHSSYLLLAGGKKILVDPVFSGYASPIPFAVQSFEGTDVYLPEDMPDLDILLITHDHYDHLDYETVIKLHPKTKTIIVPLGVSAHLLSWGVPLSKIVELDWFESKEIVKDLNVTATPTRHFSGRGIQRNKSLWCSYVLKIGEYKVFVGGDSGYGSVFESIGKKYGPFDLAFLECGQYGDDWPFIHMRPEETALAAKTIGAKSFVPVHWGKFILSMHPWNDPIKRVLVASQNLKLNLQVPKIGESFSFTGSGSVDGWWNFQ; via the coding sequence TTGGCTACAACTCTCGGCAAACTTCCTCACGGCGACATTCTCAAACGAATTTCTAGTTCAGAACATTTTCAATCAGGTAGTTTTAAAAACTTAGAACATACTGAGATGTTAGCACCAGATAGTTCTTATTTTAAAATGGCTATCAAATATTGGCAAAAACCGAATTCGATCCGGCCCTCTTCTCCAATTCCTTCCACTAAAATCGATTTAAAGTTATTAGATGCAAATACTCCTCAATACATTTGGTTTGGGCATTCTTCCTATCTTTTACTTGCCGGTGGTAAAAAGATTTTGGTAGATCCCGTTTTTTCTGGTTATGCGTCACCGATTCCTTTTGCGGTGCAATCCTTTGAAGGAACAGATGTTTATTTACCGGAAGATATGCCCGATTTAGACATTTTACTCATCACACATGATCATTATGACCACTTGGATTACGAAACAGTTATTAAGTTACACCCAAAAACGAAAACCATCATTGTTCCGTTAGGTGTTTCGGCCCATCTACTTTCGTGGGGTGTGCCTTTGTCAAAAATTGTAGAGTTGGACTGGTTTGAATCAAAAGAAATTGTGAAAGACCTAAATGTAACTGCCACACCTACAAGACATTTTTCGGGAAGAGGCATTCAAAGGAACAAAAGTTTATGGTGTTCTTATGTTTTAAAAATTGGCGAATACAAAGTTTTTGTTGGTGGGGATTCAGGATATGGTTCTGTATTTGAATCCATTGGAAAAAAATATGGCCCCTTTGATTTAGCATTTTTAGAATGCGGACAGTATGGAGATGATTGGCCTTTCATTCATATGCGTCCCGAAGAAACAGCTTTAGCAGCAAAAACAATCGGAGCAAAATCTTTTGTGCCCGTTCATTGGGGAAAATTTATCCTCTCTATGCATCCCTGGAACGATCCCATCAAACGAGTGCTTGTTGCATCACAGAATTTAAAATTAAATTTACAAGTTCCTAAAATTGGAGAGAGTTTTTCTTTTACTGGATCCGGGAGTGTGGATGGATGGTGGAATTTTCAGTGA
- a CDS encoding ATP-binding protein, producing MKILNPIFLSVWLSICLYGCGLSKEENVPLAKKGVIDLREWNFETMGNAALDGEWKIDWKNWNPKENSEQSEFTIVPGHWTNSASKKYPTGFAKLSLTILVPENTKTLYLQNGVTRNAFEININNETIYKSGIIGESFTSEVPHLNIQTIALPETKKQEIKLSLNISCFHYHICGVATPYVLGTNQGINKSFLEATSRDIFVLTSLLTLAFFHFVLYIFWRDEKTHILFAAVSFLASLRLLSIGETRFIYNYLPLGVYEIMVRVNGISFVLLYLSFVLYVREIYNDEKYKIIYRINFFVASLLFLALPLDLLTFSKFLAFHLVLSLLALFGLLYPIIHSVILKKPGSKLFLFSVIATMTLFSLDILTEFAKKGTAYLAQYGFLVFGLSQALFIADRMIQNFKNKERLKQEKENAEAKVNFKTTFLSTMSHEIRTPMNGVLGMTQLLQQTKLSEEQKEYINLIQFSGDNLLLLINDILDLTKLESGQFELHLEPVPLQKFMNDCINLFKSQADPNHLKIELEFLNPPPAYLKTDQRRFAQILTNLLSNAVKFTEKGAVTVLVETIPFKEDSIRLKVSVKDTGIGIPENRMATLFQPFTQVHSHLTEKTIGTGLGLTITKKLIEEMGGSITVQSIYGRGSDFTFQFVSQSQSEAILTEDQTPNVTEVNPKVGKEKSLAEKYPLKILVADDDPISQKVSSLFLKKLGYSNLQTDNGGKTLDMVRSECPDFLFVDVQMPDMDGITVTKCIRQSQTITKQPIIIALTANVLEEEKQRCLSAGMDDFMTKPLLLRDLDFMIRKWAKKDLLPSNK from the coding sequence ATGAAGATCCTAAATCCAATCTTCCTTTCTGTTTGGCTGAGCATTTGTCTTTACGGCTGCGGGCTCAGTAAGGAAGAAAATGTACCTCTCGCGAAGAAGGGAGTCATTGATCTTCGTGAATGGAACTTTGAAACCATGGGGAATGCGGCACTCGATGGTGAATGGAAAATCGATTGGAAAAATTGGAATCCAAAAGAAAACTCAGAACAGTCTGAATTCACGATCGTACCTGGGCACTGGACCAATTCTGCTTCTAAAAAATATCCAACAGGATTTGCCAAACTCAGTCTGACCATTTTAGTTCCAGAAAATACAAAAACTCTCTATCTTCAAAATGGTGTTACCCGCAATGCATTTGAAATCAACATTAATAATGAAACCATTTACAAGTCTGGAATCATCGGAGAAAGTTTTACTTCGGAAGTTCCTCATCTCAATATCCAAACAATTGCCTTACCAGAGACAAAAAAACAAGAGATAAAACTCTCATTAAATATTTCCTGTTTTCATTATCATATTTGTGGAGTGGCAACTCCTTATGTTTTGGGAACGAATCAGGGAATCAATAAATCATTTTTGGAGGCAACAAGTAGGGATATCTTTGTTTTAACTTCTCTACTCACACTCGCGTTCTTTCATTTTGTTTTATATATATTTTGGAGAGACGAAAAAACTCACATTCTATTTGCAGCAGTTAGTTTTTTAGCATCTCTTCGTTTATTAAGCATTGGTGAAACCAGATTTATATACAATTACCTACCACTCGGCGTGTATGAAATCATGGTGCGAGTCAATGGAATTAGTTTTGTGTTATTATATTTATCTTTTGTATTGTATGTTCGAGAAATATATAACGATGAAAAATATAAAATCATATACCGTATAAACTTCTTTGTGGCATCTTTGCTTTTTTTGGCTTTGCCACTTGATTTACTAACTTTTTCTAAATTTTTAGCCTTCCATTTAGTTTTATCACTACTTGCACTTTTTGGATTATTATACCCGATCATTCATAGTGTGATTTTAAAAAAACCAGGAAGCAAATTGTTTTTGTTTTCCGTAATTGCAACGATGACTTTGTTTTCTTTGGATATACTGACAGAGTTTGCAAAAAAAGGAACCGCCTATCTAGCGCAATACGGATTTTTAGTTTTTGGACTCTCACAAGCCTTGTTCATCGCCGACCGGATGATACAAAACTTCAAAAACAAAGAAAGGCTTAAACAAGAAAAGGAAAATGCAGAAGCAAAAGTAAACTTCAAAACTACTTTCCTTTCCACAATGAGCCATGAAATCAGAACTCCAATGAATGGGGTTTTGGGGATGACTCAGCTTTTACAACAAACAAAACTATCTGAAGAACAAAAAGAATATATCAACCTGATTCAATTCAGTGGAGACAATCTTTTATTACTGATCAACGACATTTTGGATTTAACCAAGTTAGAATCAGGGCAATTTGAATTACATTTAGAACCTGTTCCTCTCCAAAAATTTATGAATGATTGTATCAATCTTTTTAAATCACAGGCAGATCCAAATCATCTAAAAATTGAATTAGAATTTTTAAACCCTCCACCTGCTTATTTGAAAACAGACCAAAGAAGATTCGCACAAATTTTAACGAACTTACTGAGTAACGCAGTTAAATTTACAGAAAAAGGTGCTGTTACTGTTCTTGTCGAAACCATTCCTTTTAAAGAAGATTCGATTCGTTTGAAGGTTTCTGTAAAAGATACTGGAATAGGAATTCCAGAAAACCGAATGGCAACTTTATTCCAACCTTTCACACAAGTTCATTCCCATCTAACAGAAAAAACAATTGGTACTGGCCTTGGCCTCACCATTACAAAAAAACTAATCGAAGAGATGGGTGGTTCCATTACCGTTCAAAGTATTTACGGGAGAGGATCCGATTTTACATTTCAATTTGTTTCACAAAGCCAATCAGAAGCAATTCTTACGGAAGACCAAACTCCCAATGTAACGGAAGTCAACCCGAAGGTAGGTAAAGAAAAATCACTCGCTGAAAAATACCCTCTAAAAATTTTAGTGGCCGATGATGATCCCATCAGCCAAAAAGTTTCGAGTTTGTTCTTAAAAAAACTGGGGTACAGCAACTTACAAACAGATAATGGAGGAAAAACTTTGGATATGGTACGTTCAGAATGTCCGGATTTTCTGTTTGTGGATGTCCAAATGCCTGATATGGACGGGATTACGGTTACAAAATGTATCCGCCAATCCCAAACCATCACCAAACAACCCATCATCATTGCCCTTACCGCCAATGTCCTGGAAGAGGAAAAACAAAGATGCCTTTCGGCAGGTATGGATGATTTTATGACAAAACCACTCCTCTTGCGGGATTTGGATTTCATGATCCGAAAATGGGCAAAAAAGGATTTATTACCGTCAAATAAGTAA